From a single Brassica oleracea var. oleracea cultivar TO1000 chromosome C5, BOL, whole genome shotgun sequence genomic region:
- the LOC106344987 gene encoding glutathione S-transferase T3-like, whose amino-acid sequence MNLLFSQTQTLVDLDSPEPLWFCSQGPRESVVPPVVEPVVESGGESGLRRKWSPMEDKILIGVWLNTSKDPIISNEQKAGSFWRRIVDYYNASPQLVGTVPRELGSCKQRWGRINTDVSKFTGCYDAALREQRSGQNDDDVMKAALEIFFKTTESKFTMDHCWRELRHDQKWCSVYGPKEGGKEKRKQVIDVDREEEEVGEPEGRPPGVKAAKADIKKKKSGREEELGKLQGVLEVKEKVYRAKILDRLLAKKEPLTEMETNLKMKLMSEML is encoded by the coding sequence ATGAATCTACTGTTTAGTCAAACTCAGACTCTGGTGGACCTTGATTCACCCGAACCTTTATGGTTCTGTAGCCAAGGTCCTAGGGAGTCTGTTGTCCCTCCTGTAGTCGAGCCTGTTGTCGAGTCTGGTGGTGAGTCTGGTCTCAGGAGGAAGTGGTCTCCGATGGAGGATAAGATCCTTATTGGTGTCTGGCTTAACACCAGTAAGGATCCTATCATCAGCAATGAGCAGAAAGCGGGTTCTTTCTGGAGGCGGATTGTAGATTACTACAATGCAAGTCCGCAGCTGGTTGGGACCGTACCGAGAGAGCTAGGTTCCTGCAAGCAGAGGTGGGGGAGGATCAACACAGATGTATCCAAGTTTACAGGATGCTATGATGCGGCTTTGAGAGAGCAGAGAAGTGGCCAAAATGACGATGATGTGATGAAGGCGGCGTTGGAAATTTTCTTCAAAACTACCGAGTCCAAGTTCACCATGGATCACTGCTGGAGGGAGCTGAGACATGACCAAAAGTGGTGCTCTGTCTACGGGCCGAAGGAGGGTGGAAAGGAAAAGCGTAAACAAGTGATTGATGTTGATAGAGAAGAAGAGGAAGTCGGCGAACCAGAAGGTCGACCTCCTGGGGTTAAGGCTGCCAAAGCTGATATCAAGAAGAAGAAAAGTGGTAGAGAGGAGGAGCTGGGGAAGCTTCAGGGGGTTTTAGAAGTCAAAGAAAAAGTGTATAGGGCTAAGATTCTAGATCGTTTACTCGCGAAGAAGGAGCCTTTAACTGAGATGGAAACAAATCTAAAAATGAAACTAATGTCTGAAATGCTTTGA
- the LOC106292932 gene encoding uncharacterized protein LOC106292932 — MGKRDEKAEAVLRLLRKQTPLTLKQEKFCNRECVERFLKGKGDNVKKAAKQLTSCLSWRQNFDIERMGAEEFSAELADGVAYIAGHDGESRPVIMFRFKHDYQKLRSQKQFTRLVAFTMETAISSMSRNAEQSVVLLFDASFFRSSSAFANLLLATLKIIADNYPCRLYKAFIIDPPSFFSYIWKGVRPFVELSTVTMLISSLDYDEQLDISHVSSSSCLRSASLRFDPSSIKSTAKIGSASSRFAFTVTRNSMKPWYLSLTDTSPFHAAVDSTASKVSPLSVRSLSFASPAGRGLRDPKPAACRKSLFPSTPLPEKTKTVPHRKTPRPSFFQSPAMFFRGEKNVGGGEKSSREAFVPYLKFYRRPYDETAYRSKLRGPRGFVSVVSSHRRCRHVSLSQRF; from the exons ATGGGCAAGAGAGATGAGAAAGCCGAAGCTGTTCTTCGTTTACTCAGGAAACAAACTCCACTCACTCTTAAACAA GAGAAGTTCTGTAACAGAGAATGCGTGGAGAGATTCTTGAAAGGGAAAGGAGACAACGTCAAAAAAGCTGCGAAGCAGCTAACTTCATGCCTTTCGTGGAGACAAAACTTTGATATTG AGCGAATGGGGGCAGAGGAGTTCTCGGCGGAGCTAGCCGACGGCGTAGCTTACATCGCCGGCCACGACGGAGAATCCAGACCCGTTATC ATGTTCCGTTTCAAGCATGATTATCAGAAGCTGCGTAGCCAGAAACA ATTTACGCGTTTAGTGGCGTTCACGATGGAGACTGCGATCTCGAGCATGTCCAGAAACGCGGAACAGAGCGTTGTTCTACTCTTCGATGCAA GCTTTTTCAGATCATCCTCTGCTTTTGCAAATCTGCTTTTGGCAACCCTAAAAATTATCGCAGATAATTACCCATGCCGACTTTACAAGGCCTTTATCATCGACCCTCCCTCCTTTTTCTCTTACATTTGGAAG GGTGTACGTCCTTTCGTGGAGCTATCTACTGTCACTATGTTAATCTCGTCTCTAGACTACGACGAGCAGCTAGATATTAGCCACGTGTCATCATCCTCATGTCTTAGATCAGCTTCCCTACGTTTCGATCCATCGTCGATCAAATCAACGGCTAAGATTGGTTCAGCTTCTTCAAGATTCGCCTTCACCGTAACTCGCAACTCAATGAAGCCGTGGTACCTTTCCTTAACCGACACATCACCGTTTCACGCCGCCGTCGACTCCACCGCTTCCAAAGTATCTCCTCTCAGCGTGCGTTCTCTATCTTTCGCGTCTCCGGCGGGGCGTGGCTTAAGAGACCCGAAACCAGCCGCATGCAGAAAGAGTTTGTTTCCCTCGACGCCGTTGCCGGAGAAGACGAAAACGGTTCCGCACCGGAAAACTCCACGTCCGTCTTTTTTTCAGTCCCCGGCAATGTTCTTTCGCGGGGAGAAAAATGTCGGCGGAGGCGAGAAGTCATCACGTGAAGCGTTCGTACCGTATCTGAAGTTTTATCGGAGACCGTACGATGAGACGGCCTATAGGTCTAAACTGCGGGGTCCACGTGGATTTGTGTCAGTCGTGTCTTCGCACAGAAGATGTCGCCACGTATCTTTATCTCAACGGTTCTAG
- the LOC106344986 gene encoding uncharacterized protein LOC106344986, protein MSSSSSSDEIDERLDEVLDEIVEDAYNDIVEAQPNMQNTRGYIERDREGGHTRLVNDYFRENATYSAQFRRRFRMNKSLFMRIVLALQENFVFFQQRPDATGRLGHSPLQKYTAATRLLAYGTGADTVDEYLRLAETSALLCLHNFTDGIIQLFGDEYLRRPTPDDLPRQLDIGEKRGFPGMIGSIDYYELEVVEIG, encoded by the exons ATGTCATCATCATCATCATCCGATGAAATCGATGAAAGATTGGACGAGGTTCTCGATGAAATCGTCGAAGATGCATATAATGACATAGTGGAGGCCCAACCGAATATGCAAAACACACGGGGTTATATTGAACGAGACCGTGAAGGGGGACATACCCGTTTAGTTAATGACTACTTCAGAGAGAATGCGACATACTCGGCACAATTCAGACGACGTTTCCGCATGAATAAGAGTTTATTCATGCGTATTGTCCTTGCCCTCCAGGAGAACTTTGTATTCTTTCAACAAAGACCAGATGCAACCGGGAGGTTAGGTCATTCTCCGCTACAAAAATATACGGCGGCTACTCGACTGCTTGCTTATGGTACTGGGGCTGACACGGTTGATGAATATCTCCGACTAGCTGAGACCTCAGCACTTTTGTGTTTACATAATTTCACTGACGGAATTATACAGTTATTCGGAGACGAGTATTTACGACGACCCACACCGGATGATCTTCCACGACAACTCGACATTGGAGAGAAACGAGGGTTTCCTGGGATGATCGGGAGCATTGACT ATTACGAGCTAGAAGTTGTTGAAATCGGATGA
- the LOC106295789 gene encoding linoleate 9S-lipoxygenase 5, chloroplastic-like: protein MIHTDIAEILCVKPKTKKRTKTMEEDVKKKKTKKTMKIQGEVVVMKKNLLDFKDAMASFLDRVHELLGRRVSLQLVSSLQPDPANEKRGRLGKAAHLEKWVTKIKTSVTAEETAFAVTFDWDESMGPPAAFVIKNHHHSQFYLKSLTLRNFPGGEGGPIHFVCNSWIYPSHRYRSDRVFFSNKAYLPNETPELLKELRKEELKNLRDNEKGGELKEWDRVYDYAYYNDLGAPDKGPDSARPVLGGSPDFPYPRRGKTGRKPTKSDPKSESRLALLNLNIYVPRDERFSHVKFSDFLAYALKSVTQVLVPEIASVCDKTINEFDSFEDVFHLYDGSIKLANGHTISKLRDVIPWEMFRELVRNDGERFLKFPLPDVLKESRSAWRTDEEFAREMLAGLNPVVISRLQEFPPKSNLDSTRYGNQHSSIREEHIKPHMNGLSVQEALGQNKLYILDHHDALMPYLTRINSTNTKTYATRTLLLLQEDGTLKPLAIELSLPHAQGESHGAVSKIFTPAEKGVEGSVWQLAKAYAAVNDSGYHQLISHWLKTHAVIEPFIIASNRQLSVIHPIFKLLHPHFRDTMNINALARHVLINSDGVLERTVFPGRYAMEMSSSIYKNWVFTDQALPKDLLKRGVAVENPSSDNGIELLIEDYPFAVDGLEIWSAIKTWVREYCTIYYKNDKAVQNDTEIQEWWNELRTKGHGDLQQESWWPSMQTCDDLIEACTIIIWVASALHAAVNFGQYPYAGFLPNRPTVSRRFMPEPGTEEYTELEENEEVAFLKTITPQLQTLLGISIIEILSMHSTDEIYLGQRDSPNWTADEEPLEAFKRFGKSLELIENNIIRRNNDKKFKNRTGPVNIPYTLLYPDTTDYTREGGLTGKGIPNSVSI, encoded by the exons ATGATCCACACCGACATCGCAGAGATCTTATGCGTGAAGCCCAAGACGAAAAAAAGGACAAAGACGATGGAGGAAGACGTCAAGAAGAAGAAGACCAAGAAGACGATGAAGATACAAGGAGAAGTTGTTGTCATGAAGAAGAACCTTCTCGACTTCAAAGACGCCATGGCTTCTTTTCTCGATCGAGTTCATGAGCTTCTTGGTCGTCGCGTATCTCTCCAGCTCGTCAGCTCTCTCCAACCCGACCCTG CCAATGAGAAGAGAGGAAGACTTGGAAAAGCAGCACATCTGGAAAAATGGGTGACAAAAATAAAAACGTCTGTAACCGCGGAGGAAACTGCGTTTGCGGTGACGTTTGATTGGGACGAGTCAATGGGACCACCGGCTGCGTTTGTGATCAAGAACCACCACCATAGCCAATTCTACCTTAAATCCCTCACTCTCCGCAATTTCCCTGGCGGTGAAGGTGGTCCGATACACTTCGTTTGCAATTCTTGGATCTATCCAAGCCATCGGTACCGCTCTGACCGCGTTTTCTTCTCTAACAAG GCATATCTTCCAAATGAAACACCAGAGCTACTCAAAGAGCTAAGAAAGGAAGAGCTAAAGAATCTAAGAGACAACGAGAAAGGAGGAGAACTCAAAGAATGGGACAGAGTTTACGACTACGCTTATTACAACGACTTAGGTGCACCCGACAAAGGTCCTGACTCAGCCCGTCCGGTTCTCGGCGGTTCACCTGACTTTCCTTATCCTCGCCGCGGCAAAACCGGTCGTAAACCCACCAAATCCG ACCCTAAGTCTGAGAGCAGGTTGGCATTACTAAACCTGAACATCTACGTGCCGAGGGACGAGCGGTTTAGCCATGTGAAGTTCTCTGATTTCCTCGCGTACGCACTCAAATCGGTGACTCAAGTGCTCGTCCCTGAAATAGCCTCAGTTTGCGACAAGACCATCAACGAGTTTGACTCGTTCGAAGACGTTTTCCACCTCTATGACGGTAGTATTAAACTCGCCAATGGTCACACCATATCTAAGCTACGTGATGTTATCCCATGGGAGATGTTTCGTGAGCTTGTTCGCAATGATGGTGAACGGTTCTTGAAGTTTCCTTTGCCTGACGTCCTGAAAG AAAGTAGATCGGCTTGGAGGACTGATGAAGAGTTTGCGAGAGAAATGTTGGCTGGACTCAATCCAGTGGTTATAAGTCGTCTCCAG GAGTTTCCTCCAAAGAGCAATTTAGACTCTACAAGGTATGGAAACCAACACAGTTCCATACGAGAAGAGCACATAAAACCACACATGAACGGTCTCAGTGTCCAAGAA GCTTTGGGACAGAACAAGCTATACATATTAGATCATCATGATGCATTGATGCCATACTTGACACGGATAAACTCGACAAACACTAAAACTTATGCGACCCGAACGCTTCTGTTGCTTCAAGAGGACGGAACACTGAAGCCTCTAGCCATAGAGCTGAGTCTTCCTCACGCACAAGGTGAATCACACGGAGCGGTGAGCAAGATTTTCACACCAGCAGAGAAAGGCGTGGAGGGATCGGTTTGGCAGCTTGCTAAGGCTTACGCCGCGGTTAATGATTCCGGTTATCACCAGCTTATAAGCCACTG GTTGAAGACGCATGCAGTGATTGAACCGTTCATAATCGCGTCGAATAGGCAACTAAGTGTGATCCATCCGATCTTCAAACTTCTTCATCCTCATTTCCGTGACACGATGAACATCAACGCATTGGCACGACATGTCCTTATAAACTCTGATGGAGTTTTGGAGAGAACGGTGTTCCCTGGTCGTTACGCAATGGAAATGTCTTCTTCAATTTACAAGAATTGGGTTTTCACTGATCAGGCTCTTCCCAAAGATCTCCTCAAGCG TGGAGTTGCCGTTGAAAATCCAAGCAGTGATAACGGGATTGAGCTTCTGATTGAGGACTACCCGTTTGCAGTCGATGGTTTAGAGATATGGTCAGCGATTAAGACGTGGGTGAGAGAGTACTGCACAATTTACTACAAGAATGACAAAGCTGTGCAAAACGATACCGAGATCCAAGAATGGTGGAACGAGCTTCGAACCAAAGGTCACGGCGATTTACAACAAGAGTCATGGTGGCCGTCGATGCAAACCTGCGACGACCTCATCGAAGCCTGCACCATCATCATCTGGGTCGCCTCTGCTCTCCACGCAGCAGTTAACTTCGGGCAATACCCTTACGCTGGCTTTCTCCCAAACCGGCCTACCGTCAGCCGTCGGTTCATGCCGGAACCGGGTACGGAAGAGTACACAGAACTGGAGGAAAACGAGGAGGTGGCGTTTTTAAAGACGATCACGCCGCAGTTACAAACTCTGCTTGGTATCTCCATCATAGAGATTTTGTCTATGCATTCAACGGACGAGATTTACTTAGGGCAGAGAGACTCACCGAACTGGACGGCAGATGAGGAGCCTTTAGAGGCGTTCAAGCGGTTTGGAAAGAGTTTGGAATTGATAGAGAACAATATTATACGAAGAAACAATGATAAGAAGTTCAAGAACCGGACCGGTCCGGTTAACATACCATACACTCTCTTGTACCCGGATACTACGGACTACACGAGAGAGGGTGGACTTACTGGTAAAGGGATTCCAAACAGTGTTTCTATTTAG